A part of Streptomyces sp. NBC_01235 genomic DNA contains:
- the rpmD gene encoding 50S ribosomal protein L30, with product MAQLKITQTKSYIGSKQNHRDTLRSLGLKRLNDVVVKEDRPEFRGMVHTVRHLVTVEEVD from the coding sequence ATGGCTCAGCTCAAGATCACGCAGACGAAGTCGTACATCGGCAGCAAGCAGAACCACCGTGACACCCTGCGTTCGCTCGGGCTCAAGCGCCTGAACGACGTGGTCGTCAAGGAGGACCGCCCCGAGTTCCGCGGCATGGTGCACACCGTCCGCCACCTCGTGACGGTCGAGGAGGTCGACTGA
- the rplO gene encoding 50S ribosomal protein L15: MAENNPLKIHNLRPAPGAKTAKTRVGRGEASKGKTAGRGTKGTKARYQVPERFEGGQMPLHMRLPKLKGFKNPFKTEFQVVNLDKLAALYPEGGEVTVEGLVAKGAVRKNSLVKVLGQGEISVALQVSVDAVSGSAKEKITAAGGTVTELI; encoded by the coding sequence ATGGCGGAGAACAACCCGCTCAAGATCCACAACCTCCGTCCCGCCCCGGGCGCCAAGACCGCCAAGACCCGTGTCGGTCGTGGTGAGGCGTCGAAGGGTAAGACGGCCGGTCGTGGTACCAAGGGCACGAAGGCCCGCTACCAGGTTCCGGAGCGCTTCGAGGGCGGGCAGATGCCCCTCCACATGCGTCTTCCGAAGCTGAAGGGCTTCAAGAACCCGTTCAAGACCGAGTTCCAGGTCGTGAACCTCGACAAGCTGGCCGCGCTGTACCCGGAGGGTGGCGAGGTCACCGTCGAGGGTCTCGTCGCCAAGGGTGCCGTTCGCAAGAACAGCCTCGTCAAGGTCCTCGGCCAGGGCGAGATCTCCGTCGCGCTGCAGGTTTCGGTTGACGCCGTCTCCGGCTCCGCCAAGGAGAAGATCACCGCCGCCGGCGGTACCGTCACCGAGCTCATCTGA
- the secY gene encoding preprotein translocase subunit SecY — MLTAFARAFKTPDLRKKLLFTLGIIVIYRVGTHIPIPGVDYTSVQRCVDEASGNQGLFGLVNMFSGGALLQITIFALGIMPYITASIILQLLTVVIPRLEALKKEGQAGTAKITQYTRYLTVALAILQGTGLVATARSGALFSGCTVASSIVPDRAIFTTIVMVICMTAGTAMVMWLGELITDRGIGNGMSILMFISIAATFPSALWAIKKQGTLAGGWIEFGTVILVGLVMVGLVVFVEQAQRRIPVQYAKRMIGRRSYGGTSTYIPLKVNQAGVIPVIFASSLLYIPALVAQFSSGTSSWKTWIETNLTKGDHPIYISMYFLLIVFFAFFYVAISFNPEEVADNMKKYGGFIPGIRAGRPTAEYLSYVLNRITWPGSLYLGLIALVPTMALVGFGASQNFPFGGTSILIIVGVGLETVKQIESQLQQRNYEGFLR, encoded by the coding sequence GTGCTCACCGCGTTCGCCCGGGCGTTCAAGACGCCCGACCTGCGCAAGAAGCTCCTCTTCACGCTCGGGATCATCGTGATCTACCGGGTCGGTACGCACATTCCGATCCCCGGTGTCGACTACACGTCCGTTCAGCGGTGTGTGGACGAGGCGTCCGGCAACCAGGGCCTCTTCGGTCTGGTGAACATGTTCAGCGGCGGCGCGCTGCTGCAGATCACCATTTTCGCGCTGGGCATCATGCCGTACATCACGGCGAGCATCATTCTCCAGCTGCTGACCGTGGTCATCCCGCGCCTGGAAGCCCTGAAGAAGGAGGGCCAGGCCGGTACGGCGAAGATCACGCAGTACACCCGTTACCTCACCGTGGCGCTCGCCATCCTCCAGGGCACCGGCCTGGTGGCCACCGCCCGCAGCGGCGCCCTGTTCTCCGGCTGCACGGTCGCCTCGAGCATCGTCCCGGACCGCGCGATCTTCACCACCATCGTCATGGTCATCTGCATGACCGCCGGTACGGCCATGGTCATGTGGCTCGGTGAGCTCATCACCGACCGCGGCATCGGCAACGGCATGTCGATCCTGATGTTCATCTCGATCGCCGCGACGTTCCCGTCCGCGCTGTGGGCCATCAAGAAGCAGGGCACGCTGGCGGGCGGCTGGATCGAGTTCGGCACCGTCATCCTGGTCGGCCTGGTCATGGTCGGTCTGGTGGTCTTCGTCGAGCAGGCCCAGCGCCGGATCCCGGTGCAGTACGCGAAGCGCATGATCGGCCGCCGCTCCTACGGCGGTACCTCGACGTACATCCCGCTGAAGGTGAACCAGGCCGGTGTGATCCCGGTCATCTTCGCCTCGTCGCTGCTCTACATCCCGGCTCTCGTCGCCCAGTTCTCCAGCGGAACCTCCAGCTGGAAGACCTGGATCGAGACCAACCTGACCAAGGGTGACCACCCGATCTACATCAGCATGTACTTCCTGCTGATCGTTTTCTTCGCGTTCTTCTACGTGGCTATCTCCTTCAACCCCGAGGAAGTAGCCGACAACATGAAGAAGTATGGTGGCTTCATCCCGGGCATCCGGGCTGGCCGACCGACCGCTGAGTACCTGTCGTACGTGCTCAACCGGATCACCTGGCCGGGTTCGCTGTATCTGGGTCTGATCGCTCTTGTACCGACGATGGCGTTGGTTGGCTTCGGGGCAAGCCAGAACTTCCCGTTCGGTGGTACCAGCATCCTGATCATCGTGGGTGTCGGTCTCGAAACGGTGAAGCAGATCGAGAGCCAGCTCCAGCAGCGCAATTACGAAGGGTTCCTCCGCTGA
- a CDS encoding adenylate kinase → MRIVLVGPPGAGKGTQATRLAEKLRVPHISTGDLFRANISRQTELGKLAKSYMDAGNLVPDEVTIAMAKDRMEQPDAERGFLLDGFPRNVSQAEALDELLTTEGIKLDAVLDLEAPEEEVVKRIAGRRICRNDSAHVFHVTYKKPATDAVCDVCGGELYQRDDDSEETVRTRLEVYHTQTEPIIDYYKAQGLVVTIEAMGPVDEVTGRALAALKREGDDQ, encoded by the coding sequence ATGCGTATCGTCCTCGTCGGGCCGCCGGGTGCCGGAAAGGGAACGCAGGCCACTCGTCTGGCCGAGAAGCTGCGCGTTCCGCACATCTCCACGGGCGACCTGTTCCGCGCCAACATCAGCCGGCAGACGGAACTCGGGAAGCTCGCGAAGTCCTACATGGACGCCGGCAACCTCGTCCCCGACGAGGTCACCATCGCCATGGCCAAGGACCGCATGGAGCAGCCGGACGCCGAGCGCGGCTTCCTGCTGGACGGTTTCCCGCGCAACGTCTCGCAGGCGGAGGCGCTGGACGAGCTCCTCACCACCGAGGGCATCAAGCTGGACGCGGTACTGGACCTGGAGGCCCCGGAGGAGGAGGTCGTCAAGCGGATCGCCGGTCGGCGCATCTGCCGCAACGACTCCGCGCACGTCTTCCACGTGACGTACAAGAAGCCCGCGACGGACGCCGTCTGTGACGTCTGCGGCGGCGAGCTGTACCAGCGGGACGACGACTCCGAGGAAACCGTCCGCACGCGGCTCGAGGTCTACCACACGCAGACCGAGCCGATCATCGACTACTACAAGGCGCAGGGCCTGGTCGTGACCATCGAGGCCATGGGCCCGGTGGACGAGGTCACCGGCCGTGCGCTGGCGGCACTGAAGCGCGAGGGCGACGACCAGTAG
- the map gene encoding type I methionyl aminopeptidase produces MVQIKSPEQIAKMRAAGLVVAAIHAATREAAVPGATTKDLDEVARKVLAENGAKSNFLGYGGFPATICTSVNDVVVHGIPSDEVVLKDGDIISIDCGAIVDGWHGDAAYTAFVGSGHAPELVELSRVTEESMWAGIAAMKQGNRLVDVSRAIETYIRRQPKPGGGRYGIVEDYGGHGIGTEMHMDPHLLNYVDRRRGKGPKLVPGFCLAIEPMVSLGTPRTEVLEDDWTVITTDGTWSSHWEHSVALTEAGPLVLTAPDGGKAKLAEHGVVAAPDPLA; encoded by the coding sequence ATGGTGCAGATCAAGAGCCCCGAGCAGATCGCCAAGATGCGTGCGGCGGGGCTGGTCGTCGCCGCCATCCACGCGGCGACGCGGGAAGCGGCGGTGCCGGGGGCGACGACGAAGGACCTGGACGAGGTCGCCCGCAAGGTCCTGGCGGAGAACGGCGCGAAGTCGAACTTCCTGGGGTACGGCGGCTTCCCGGCCACGATCTGCACGTCCGTGAACGACGTCGTCGTCCACGGCATCCCCTCCGACGAGGTCGTCCTCAAGGACGGCGACATCATCTCCATCGACTGCGGCGCGATCGTGGACGGCTGGCACGGCGACGCGGCGTACACCGCCTTCGTCGGCTCCGGTCACGCCCCGGAGCTGGTCGAGCTCTCCCGGGTGACGGAGGAGTCGATGTGGGCCGGCATCGCGGCCATGAAGCAGGGCAACCGCCTGGTGGACGTGTCGCGGGCCATCGAGACGTACATCCGCCGGCAGCCCAAGCCCGGCGGCGGCCGGTACGGGATCGTCGAGGACTACGGCGGCCACGGCATCGGCACCGAGATGCACATGGACCCGCACCTGCTGAACTACGTCGACCGCAGGCGGGGCAAGGGGCCGAAGCTGGTTCCGGGGTTCTGCCTGGCGATCGAGCCGATGGTGTCGCTCGGCACTCCGAGGACCGAGGTCCTGGAGGACGACTGGACGGTCATCACGACCGACGGCACCTGGTCCTCCCACTGGGAGCACTCGGTCGCGTTGACGGAGGCGGGGCCGCTGGTGCTGACCGCTCCGGACGGCGGCAAGGCGAAGCTGGCCGAGCACGGGGTCGTCGCTGCACCCGATCCGCTGGCCTGA
- the infA gene encoding translation initiation factor IF-1 — protein sequence MAKKQGAIEIEGTVVESLPNAMFKVELQNGHQVLAHISGKMRMHYIRILPDDRVVVELSPYDLTRGRIVYRYK from the coding sequence GTGGCCAAGAAGCAAGGTGCCATCGAGATCGAGGGCACTGTCGTCGAGTCTCTTCCGAACGCCATGTTCAAGGTCGAGCTCCAGAACGGCCACCAGGTCCTGGCACACATCAGCGGCAAGATGCGTATGCACTACATCCGTATCCTCCCTGACGACCGGGTCGTGGTGGAGCTGTCTCCGTACGACCTGACGCGTGGCCGGATCGTCTACCGGTACAAGTGA
- the rpmJ gene encoding 50S ribosomal protein L36, with protein MKVKPSVKKICDKCRVIRRHGRVMVICENPRHKQRQG; from the coding sequence ATGAAGGTCAAGCCGAGCGTCAAGAAGATCTGCGACAAGTGCAGGGTGATCCGCCGTCACGGTCGGGTCATGGTCATTTGCGAGAACCCGCGCCACAAGCAGCGCCAGGGCTGA